A genome region from Triticum aestivum cultivar Chinese Spring chromosome 2B, IWGSC CS RefSeq v2.1, whole genome shotgun sequence includes the following:
- the LOC123039147 gene encoding aspartic proteinase nepenthesin-1-like — protein sequence MAPLQALSLLLLASLASSAASDYRSTLTHIDSKLGFTKAQLMRRAVHRSRLRAATTLPGYSTTSSRSNTGPRLRSGQAEYLMELAIGTPPVPFVALADTGSDLTWTQCQPCKLCFPQDTPVYDPTTSSSFSPVPCSSATCLSIWSRNCTPTALCRYRYAYGDGAYSAGGLGTETLTFGSSAPGEAPAASAGGVAFGCGTDNGGDSYNSTGTVGLGRGSLSLVAQLGVGKFSYCLTDFFNTSLGSPVLFGSLAELVPSGAAAVQSTPLVQSPQIPSRYYVSLEGISLGDTRLPIPNQTFALRADGTGGMIVDSGTIFTILVESAFRVVANHVAEVLGQPAVNATSLDNPCFPAPAGERQLPAMPDMVLHFAGGADMTLHRDNYMSFDEEDSSFCLNIAGATSTSTSVLGNFQQQNIQMLFDITVGQMSFVPTDCSKL from the coding sequence ATGGCTCCTTTACAAGCTCTGAGCTTGCTCCTACTTGCCTCACTGGCCAGCTCGGCGGCGTCCGACTACCGCTCCACGCTCACCCACATTGACTCCAAACTCGGCTTCACCAAGGCACAGCTGATGCGCCGAGCCGTGCACAGAAGCCGCCTCCGAGCGGCCACGACGCTACCTGGTTATTCCACGACGTCTTCCAGGTCGAACACCGGGCCAAGGCTCCGCTCGGGCCAGGCCGAGTACCTTATGGAGCTCGCCATCGGGACGCCGCCGGTGCCGTTCGTCGCCCTCGCCGACACCGGCAGCGACCTCACATGGACGCAGTGCCAGCCGTGCAAGCTCTGCTTCCCGCAGGACACGCCCGTCTACGACCCGACCACCTCCTCCAGCTTCTCCCCCGTGCCCTGCTCCAGCGCCACGTGCCTGTCCATATGGAGCCGCAACTGCACCCCTACCGCGCTCTGCAGGTACCGCTACGCGTACGGCGACGGCGCCTACTCGGCTGGCGGCCTGGGAACGGAGACGCTCACCTTCGGCTCTAGCGCTCCCGGCGAAGCACCGGCCGCCTCTGCCGGGGGAGTCGCGTTCGGCTGCGGCACAGACAACGGGGGCGACTCGTACAACTCCACCGGGACGGTCGGCCTCGGCCGCGGGAGCCTGTCCCTCGTGGCGCAGCTAGGGGTCGGGAAGTTCAGCTACTGCCTCACCGACTTCTTCAACACCAGTCTAGGCAGCCCGGTCTTGTTCGGCTCCCTCGCAGAGCTGGTCCCAAGCGGCGCCGCCGCCGTGCAGTCGACGCCACTAGTGCAGAGCCCGCAGATTCCGTCACGGTACTACGTCTCCCTCGAGGGCATATCGCTCGGCGACACCCGCCTGCCGATCCCGAACCAAACCTTCGCGCTGCGCGCCGACGGCACCGGCGGGATGATCGTGGACTCCGGCACCATCTTCACGATCCTCGTGGAAAGTGCTTTCAGGGTGGTCGCCAACCACGTGGCCGaggtgctcggccagccggcggtGAACGCCACGAGCCTGGACAACCCCTGCTTCCCGGCTCCTGCCGGTGAGCGGCAGCTCCCGGCCATGCCGGACATGGTGCTGCACTTCGCCGGCGGTGCGGATATGACGCTGCACAGGGACAACTACATGTCCTTCGACGAAGAGGACTCGTCGTTCTGCTTAAACATTGCTGGGGCGACGTCGACTTCGACTTCGGTGCTCGGCAATTTCCAGCAGCAGAATATACAGATGCTGTTTGACATCACCGTCGGGCAAATGTCATTTGTCCCCACCGACTGTAGTAAGCTCTGA